In a single window of the Hyalangium gracile genome:
- a CDS encoding aromatic ring-hydroxylating dioxygenase subunit alpha, whose amino-acid sequence MSPREEARTPGAPAGNISVVHLPNCWFILCASRELGHKPLARTLQGTPLVLFRGVGGQPAALLDRCPHRNVPLSLGKVVSGQLQCGYHGWTFDSAGECRAIPGLFGDTRAKARCAASYAVREQDGFVWVYSTPGVEPTSEPYRFPLLEAKGYSTVRRTLRAAGSLHATLENTLDVPHTAFLHGGLFRTAQKSNEIEVVVRRSSSQVEAEYIGEPRPKGLVGKVLAPGGGVVQHFDRFLLPSIAQVEYRIGDDSHLMVTSAMTPVSDWETLVYAVVTFRLPIPHWLVKPFLTPVALHIFSQDARILKRQTETIQRFGTEMYVSTELDVLGPAILRLLRSAEREKAKASSDEPVHETRLKMLV is encoded by the coding sequence TTCATCCTCTGTGCGTCGCGCGAGCTGGGCCACAAGCCCCTCGCCCGCACGCTGCAGGGCACGCCCCTGGTGCTCTTCCGAGGGGTGGGCGGCCAGCCCGCGGCGCTCCTGGACCGCTGCCCGCACCGCAACGTGCCCCTGTCCCTGGGGAAGGTGGTGAGCGGCCAGCTCCAGTGCGGCTACCACGGGTGGACGTTCGACTCGGCGGGGGAGTGTCGCGCCATCCCCGGGCTGTTCGGCGACACGCGCGCCAAGGCCCGCTGCGCCGCCTCGTACGCGGTGCGCGAGCAGGATGGCTTCGTGTGGGTGTACTCGACTCCGGGCGTGGAGCCCACGTCCGAGCCCTACCGCTTCCCCCTGCTGGAGGCCAAGGGCTACAGCACCGTGCGCCGCACCCTCCGGGCCGCCGGCTCGCTTCACGCGACGCTGGAGAACACGCTGGATGTGCCACACACCGCGTTCCTCCACGGTGGGCTGTTCCGCACCGCGCAGAAGAGCAACGAGATTGAAGTGGTGGTGCGCCGTAGCTCGAGCCAGGTGGAGGCGGAGTACATCGGCGAGCCTCGGCCAAAGGGCCTGGTGGGCAAGGTGCTCGCGCCGGGCGGCGGGGTGGTGCAGCACTTCGACCGTTTCCTCCTGCCGTCCATCGCGCAGGTGGAGTACCGCATCGGCGACGACAGCCACCTGATGGTCACGTCGGCGATGACGCCGGTGTCGGACTGGGAGACGCTCGTCTACGCCGTGGTGACGTTCCGCCTGCCCATTCCCCACTGGCTGGTGAAGCCGTTCCTCACGCCGGTGGCGCTGCACATCTTCTCGCAGGATGCGCGCATCCTGAAGCGCCAGACGGAGACCATCCAGCGCTTCGGTACCGAGATGTACGTGTCCACCGAGCTGGATGTGCTGGGGCCCGCCATCCTCCGCCTGCTGCGCTCCGCCGAGCGCGAGAAGGCCAAGGCCTCCTCGGACGAGCCCGTGCATGAGACGCGGCTGAAGATGCTCGTCTGA
- a CDS encoding PLP-dependent cysteine synthase family protein — MPPRAPCRPLPADGRFLQAIGPTPLVPVRLQEEGPTIWCKLEFLNPSGSTKDRIARYMLEKAWRLGELSPGGEVVEASSGSTSIALALASAQMGLKFIAVMPEGVTDERVLTIRAYGGDVVLVPRGEGIRSAIHKAAELAKERGAFAPRQFENPDNAEAHRVWTGQEILSQVPGGLVHGVVSGVGTGGTVVGLYQAFAEAGCPVTPFVAKPISGMGSDMECCSFSSRVPGVVDGLSTLYRQADLPGLVELNVSDEVAMRTARALIKRGFPVGPSSGLNYAAAVEAAKRLGPNAQVVTVFPDRMERYFSTELIQPRG, encoded by the coding sequence ATGCCCCCTCGCGCCCCCTGTCGCCCCCTGCCCGCGGATGGCCGCTTCCTCCAGGCCATCGGCCCCACGCCGCTGGTGCCCGTGCGCCTGCAGGAGGAGGGGCCGACCATCTGGTGCAAGCTGGAGTTCCTCAACCCGAGCGGCTCCACGAAGGACCGCATCGCGCGCTACATGCTGGAGAAGGCGTGGCGGCTGGGGGAGCTGAGCCCGGGCGGCGAGGTGGTGGAGGCCTCTAGCGGCTCGACGAGCATCGCGCTGGCGCTGGCCTCGGCGCAGATGGGGCTGAAGTTCATCGCCGTCATGCCGGAGGGCGTCACGGACGAGCGCGTGCTCACCATCCGCGCCTACGGTGGAGACGTGGTGCTGGTGCCTCGGGGCGAGGGCATCCGGAGCGCCATCCACAAGGCAGCCGAGCTGGCCAAGGAGCGCGGGGCCTTCGCGCCGCGCCAGTTCGAGAACCCGGACAACGCCGAGGCGCACCGTGTGTGGACGGGGCAGGAGATCCTCTCGCAGGTGCCGGGCGGGCTGGTGCACGGGGTGGTGAGCGGCGTAGGGACGGGCGGCACGGTGGTGGGGCTGTACCAGGCCTTCGCGGAGGCGGGCTGCCCGGTGACGCCTTTCGTGGCCAAGCCCATCTCCGGCATGGGCAGCGACATGGAGTGCTGCAGCTTCAGCTCCCGCGTGCCCGGGGTGGTGGACGGGCTGTCCACGCTGTACCGGCAGGCGGACCTGCCGGGGCTGGTGGAGCTGAACGTCTCGGACGAGGTGGCCATGCGCACCGCCCGGGCGCTCATCAAGCGAGGCTTCCCGGTGGGGCCCTCCTCGGGCCTCAACTACGCGGCGGCGGTGGAGGCCGCGAAGCGCCTGGGGCCGAACGCGCAGGTGGTGACCGTGTTCCCGGACCGCATGGAGCGCTACTTCTCCACCGAGCTCATCCAGCCGCGCGGCTGA
- a CDS encoding DUF2378 family protein — MPNEKLVFAQSVEALFVRSLGPHLTSEGRRALREVGLDLSEPLRPSYPLEQWRTFLRVAAPDVFPKASPDAAHFGLGERYVQGYRQTAVGRASMALVAHLGPRGTLERVSHGARAGNNFNEVRVKEIGHREATLWMKDVSADNPFFSCGFISETLRGSGAADIHVEPVAFDGTSATFRVRWEIASRRPVVAAAAG; from the coding sequence ATGCCGAACGAGAAGCTCGTCTTCGCTCAATCCGTGGAGGCCCTCTTCGTCCGGTCGCTCGGACCGCACCTGACGTCCGAGGGACGGCGCGCCCTGCGCGAGGTCGGCCTGGATCTCTCCGAGCCGCTGCGGCCCTCCTATCCGCTGGAGCAGTGGCGCACCTTCCTGCGCGTGGCCGCGCCGGACGTCTTCCCCAAGGCCTCGCCCGACGCCGCCCACTTCGGCCTGGGCGAGCGCTACGTGCAGGGCTACCGGCAGACGGCCGTGGGCCGCGCGAGCATGGCGCTCGTGGCGCACCTGGGCCCTCGCGGCACGCTGGAGCGCGTCTCCCACGGCGCCCGCGCCGGCAACAACTTCAACGAGGTGCGCGTGAAGGAGATCGGCCACCGCGAGGCCACGCTCTGGATGAAGGACGTGTCCGCGGACAACCCGTTCTTCTCCTGTGGCTTCATCTCGGAGACGCTGCGAGGCTCGGGGGCCGCGGACATCCACGTGGAGCCCGTCGCCTTCGACGGCACCTCGGCCACCTTCCGCGTCCGCTGGGAGATCGCCTCCCGCCGCCCCGTCGTGGCCGCCGCGGCGGGGTAA